A stretch of Mus musculus strain C57BL/6J chromosome 19, GRCm38.p6 C57BL/6J DNA encodes these proteins:
- the Fth1 gene encoding ferritin heavy chain — protein MTTASPSQVRQNYHQDAEAAINRQINLELYASYVYLSMSCYFDRDDVALKNFAKYFLHQSHEEREHAEKLMKLQNQRGGRIFLQDIKKPDRDDWESGLNAMECALHLEKSVNQSLLELHKLATDKNDPHLCDFIETYYLSEQVKSIKELGDHVTNLRKMGAPEAGMAEYLFDKHTLGHGDES, from the exons ATGACCACCGCGTCTCCCTCGCAAGTGCGCCAGAACTACCACCAGGACGCGGAGGCTGCCATCAACCGCCAGATCAACCTGGAGTTGTATGCCTCCTACGTCTATCTGTCTATG TCTTGTTATTTTGACCGAGATGATGTGGCTCTGAAGAACTTTGCCAAATACTTTCTCCACCaatctcatgaggagagggaGCATGCCGAGAAACTGATGAAGCTGCAGAACCAGCGAGGTGGCCGAATCTTCCTGCAGGATATAAAG AAACCAGACCGTGATGACTGGGAGAGCGGGCTGAATGCAATGGAGTGTGCACTGCACTTGGAAAAGAGTGTGAATCAGTCACTACTGGAACTGCACAAACTGGCTACTGACAAGAATGATCCCCAC TTATGTGACTTCATTGAGACGTATTATCTGAGTGAACAGGTGAAATCCATTAAAGAACTGGGTGACCACGTGACCAACTTACGCAAGATGGGTGCCCCTGAAGCTGGCATGGCAGAATATCTCTTTGACAAGCACACCCTGGGACACGGTGATGAGAGCTAA
- the Best1 gene encoding bestrophin-1, whose product MTITYTNKVANARLGSFSSLLLCWRGSIYKLLYGEFLVFIFLYYSIRGLYRMVLSSDQQLLFEKLALYCDSYIQLIPISFVLGFYVTLVVSRWWSQYENLPWPDRLMIQVSSFVEGKDEEGRLLRRTLIRYAILGQVLILRSISTSVYKRFPTLHHLVLAGFMTHGEHKQLQKLGLPHNTFWVPWVWFANLSMKAYLGGRIRDTVLLQSLMNEVCTLRTQCGQLYAYDWISIPLVYTQVVTVAVYSFFLACLIGRQFLNPNKDYPGHEMDLVVPVFTILQFLFYMGWLKVAEQLINPFGEDDDDFETNWIIDRNLQVSLLSVDGMHQNLPPMERDMYWNEAAPQPPYTAASARSRRHSFMGSTFNISLKKEDLELWSKEEADTDKKESGYSSTIGCFLGLQPKNYHLPLKDLKTKLLCSKNPLLEGQCKDANQKNQKDVWKFKGLDFLKCVPRFKRRGSHCGPQAPSSHPTEQSAPSSSDTGDGPSTDYQEICHMKKKTVEFNLNIPESPTEHLQQRRLDQMSTNIQALMKEHAESYPYRDEAGTKPVLYE is encoded by the exons ATGACTATCACCTACACAAACAAAGTAGCCAATGCCCGCCTCGGTTCGTTCTCGTCCCTCCTCCTGTGCTGGCGAGGCAGCATCTACAAGCTGCTGTATGGAGAATTCCTTGTCTTCATATTCCTCTACTATTCCATCCGTGGACTCTACAG AATGGTTCTCTCGAGTGATCAGCAGCTGTTGTTTGAGAAGCTGGCTCTGTACTGCGACAGCTACATTCAGCTCATCCCTATATCCTTCGTTCTGG gtTTCTATGTTACATTGGTGGTGAGCCGCTGGTGGAGCCAGTACGAGAACTTGCCGTGGCCCGACCGCCTCATGATCCAGGTGTCTAGCTTCGTGGAGGGCAAGGATGAGGAAGGCCGTTTGCTGCGGCGCACGCTCATCCGCTACGCCATCCTGGGCCAAGTGCTCATCCTGCGCAGCATCAGCACCTCGGTCTACAAGCGCTTTCCCACTCTTCACCACCTGGTGCTAGCAG GTTTTATGACCCATGGGGAACATAAGCAGTTGCAGAAGTTGGGCCTACCACACAACACATTCTGGGTGCCCTGGGTGTGGTTTGCCAACTTGTCAATGAAGGCCTATCTTGGAGGTCGAATCCGGGACACCGTCCTGCTCCAGAGCCTGATGAAT GAGGTGTGTACTTTGCGTACTCAGTGTGGACAGCTGTATGCCTACGACTGGATAAGTATCCCATTGGTGTACACACAG GTGGTGACAGTGGCAGTATACAGCTTTTTCCTTGCATGCTTGATCGGGAGGCAGTTTCTGAACCCAAACAAGGACTACCCAGGCCATGAGATGGATCTGGTTGTGCCTGTCTTCACAATCCTGCAATTCTTATTCTACATGGGCTGGCTGAAG GTGGCAGAACAGCTCATCAACCCCTTCGGGGAGGACGATGATGATTTTGAGACTAACTGGATCATTGACAGAAACCTGCAG GTGTCCCTGTTGTCCGTGGATGGGATGCACCAGAACTTGCCTCCCATGGAACGTGACATGTACTGGAACGAGGCAGCGCCTCAGCCGCCCTACACAGCTGCTTCTGCCAGGTCTCGCCGGCATTCCTTCATGGGCTCCACCTTCAACATCAG CCTAAAGAAAGAAGACTTAGAGCTTTGGTCAAAAGAGGAGGCTGACACGGATAAGAAAGAGAGTGGCTATAGCAGCACCATAGGCTGCTTCTTAGGACTGCAACCCAAAAACTACCATCTTCCCTTGAAAGACTTAAAGACCAAACTATTGTGTTCTAAGAACCCCCTCCTCGAAGGCCAGTGTAAGGATGCCAACCAGAAAAACCAGAAAGATGTCTGGAAATTTAAGGGTCTGGACTTCTTGAAATGTGTTCCAAGGTTTAAGAGGAGAGGCTCCCATTGTGGCCCACAGGCACCCAGCAGCCACCCTACTGAGCAGTCAGCACCCTCCAGTTCAGACACAG GTGATGGGCCTTCCACAGATTACCAAGAAATCTGtcacatgaaaaagaaaactgtGGAGTTTAACTTGAACATTCCAGAGAGCCCCACAGAACATCTTCAACAGCGCCGTTTGGACCAGATGTCAACCAATATACAGGCTCTAATGAAGGAGCATGCAGAGTCCTATCCCTACAG GGATGAAGCTGGCACCAAACCTGTTCTCTATGAGTGA